Proteins encoded in a region of the Fusarium falciforme chromosome 6, complete sequence genome:
- a CDS encoding C2H2-type domain-containing protein, which translates to MFLVPTQQPHTFVDHRASLHSSPSTNNHHHSKLGSEVTVDALLSSPISMERSAPEYSQSGLPSPYPSNFGDTNSEGSTADHASAAQYPVKQEANYSTSGTPTSEYGVYPQSARSGSFPDHIQRSYHPASTPSSGGGMAQQQNSPSMPQQDGRNHQAHPVKSDNDVPIDPSIAAPSPTYASYGQQSPYAPAPDMTHSYSHPSSGMYAQPRPDWTGYGHHGGAPLTPGHPVYAQNPASAPPPARPNQVYSFVPIPGAQQHKRPRRRYEEIERMYKCGWNGCEKAYGTLNHLNAHVTMQSHGQKRTPEEFKEIRKEWKQRKKEEEAARKAEEERQRVAAAASVQNGGPDPQGPDGTPTSTYPGSRPVQLPPIGYQPAQYPPPPTASVPQQPLPDYNNHMYSNYQPHSPYAQPSQGISYQSNGGQPPSH; encoded by the exons ATGTTCCTGGTGCCAACACAGCAACCTCATACTTTTGTTGACCACCGCGCATCGCTGCACTCTTCACCAAGCAcaaacaaccaccaccactccAAACTTGGCTCCGAGGTGACCGTGGACGCGCTCCTCAGCTCTCCCATCTCTATGGAACGAAGTGCACCCGAGTACTCGCAGTCAGGTTTGCCTTCGCCCTATCCCAGCAACTTCGGCGACACCAATTCTGAAGGTTCGACGGCAGATCACGCATCTGCTGCGCAATATCCTGTCAAGCAGGAAGCCAACTACTCGACCTCGGGCACTCCCACCTCCGAGTACGGCGTCTATCCTCAGTCAGCCCGATCCGGATCTTTTCCAGACCACATCCAGCGTTCATACCATCCTGCCAGCACCCCCAGCAGTGGAGGAGGTATGGCGCAACAACAGAACAGTCCGTCAATGCCCCAGCAGGATGGGCGAAACCATCAAGCCCACCCGGTCAAGTCTGACAACGATGTTCCTATAGATCCGTCCATCGCTGCGCCGAGTCCGACTTACGCCTCTTACGGGCAGCAATCCCCTTATGCGCCCGCTCCGGACATGACACACAGCTACTCTCATCCCAGCAGTGGCATGTATGCACAGCCGCGGCCGGACTGGACGGGCTATGGGCATCACGGCGGTGCGCCGTTGACACCCGGTCACCCTGTTTACGCTCAAAACCCTGCCTCGGCGCCGCCCCCTGCCAGGCCTAATCAG GTTTACTCTTTCGTGCCCATTCCTGGCGCGCAGCAGCATAAGCGACCCCGACGACGATACGAAGAGATTGAGCGAATGTACAAGTGCGGCTGGAATGGCTGTGAAAAGGCTTACGGCACACTGAACCACCTGAATGCTCATGTCACCATGCAATCCCACGGACAGAAGCGCACTCCTGAGG AATTCAAAGAGATTCGAAAGGAGTGGaagcagaggaagaaggaggaggaagccgcgcgaaaggctgaggaggagcgtCAACGTGTGGCGGCCGCAGCATCAGTTCAGAACGGAGGCCCTGATCCTCAAGGCCCCGATGGCACTCCCACCTCAACCTATCCCGGAAGCCGACCAGTCCAGTTGCCTCCCATCGGCTACCAGCCTGCTCagtatcctcctcctccgacaGCATCTGTTCCCCAACAGCCGTTGCCCGATTACAACAACCACATGTATTCCAACTATCAGCCTCACTCGCCCTACGCACAGCCTAGCCAGGGCATCTCTTATCAAT CAAATGGAGGACAACCCCCCAGCCACTAA
- a CDS encoding 60S ribosomal protein L32: MVSAKKHVPIVKKRTKRFERHQSDRFKCVDPSWRKPKGIDSRVRRRFRGTIAMPSIGYGSNKKTRFLTPSGHKAFLVSNVNDVELLLMHNRTHAAEIAHNVSSRKRIDIIARAKQLGVKVTNPKAKVTTEV, from the exons ATGGTTTCCGCCAAGAAGCACGTCCCCATCGTGAAGAAGC GCACGAAGCGCTTCGAACGTCACCAGAGTGACCGGTTCAAGTGCGTGGACCCCAGCTGGCGCAAGCCCAAGGGTATCGACAGCCGTGTCCGACGACGCTTCCGCGGCACCATTGCCATGCCCTCT ATCGGCTATGGCTCCAACAAGAAGACCCGCTTCCTGACCCCCTCCGGCCACAAGGCCTTCCTCGTCAGCAACGTCAACGacgttgagcttctcctcatgCACAACCGAACCCACGCTGCCGA GATCGCCCACAACGTCTCGTCGAGGAAGCGAATTGACATCATCGCCCGCGCGAAGCAACTAGGCGTCAAGGTCACGAACCCCAAGGCGAAGGTCACCACCGAGGTTTAA
- a CDS encoding Prephenate dehydrogenase [NADP(+)] yields the protein MASQVQPIPEGMENFVVGLIGMGDMGKMYAERLSAAGWRILACDREENLESLQKEYAGNKNIEICRNGHLVSRASDYIIYSVEAAVIDRVIAQYGPSTKLGAIVGGQTSCKSPEIAAFEAHLPADVSIVSCHSLHGPNVDPYNQPLVLIQHRAPDEALAKVEAVLSCLRSKFVYLSAREHDRITADTQAVTHAAFLSMGKAWHANRQFPWELSRYVGGIENVKVNIMLRIYSQKWHVYAGLAILNPEAREQIAQYARSVTDLYKLMLEGNFEGLRDRVYQARDKVFGPSTTWGTRPLLEPSILSSFSLGTPTDEPRPNNHLSLLAMVDCWAALNIVPYDHMLCSTPLFRLRLGVTEYLFRNGDVLDAAIRTAIEDKTYRSDDLEFTFAARAWAECVSLGHFETWEKRFVSTQEFFEPRFEEAKVVGNQMMKKVLESLRDEN from the exons ATGGCTTCACAGGTACAGCCCATCCCCGAGGGGATGGAGAATTTCGTCGTTGGTCTGATCGGCATGGGCGACATGGGCAAGATGTACGCCGAAAGGCTGTCTGCCGCTGGCTGGAG AATTCTAGCCTGCGATAGAGAAGAGAACCTTGAAAGCCTCCAGAAGGAATATGCTGGAAAT AAAAATATAGAGATTTGCCGAAATGGACACCTTGTATCCCGCGCAAGCGACTACATCATCTATAGCGTTGAGGCGGCCGTCATTGATCGTGTGATTGCCCAGTACGGACCAT CAACCAAGCTCGGAGCCATCGTGGGCGGCCAGACATCGTGCAAGTCGCCTGAGATTGCTGCTTTCGAAGCCCATCTCCCTGCAGACGTGTCCATCGTCTCGTGCCACTCGCTTCACGGCCCCAACGTCGACCCCTACAACCAGCCCCTGGTTCTCATCCAGCATCGAGCCCCGGACGAGGCCctcgccaaggtcgaggcGGTGCTGAGCTGTCTCCGCTCGAAGTTTGTCTACCTCTCGGCTCGCGAGCATGATCGCATCACGGCCGACACACAGGCTGTTACGCACGCCGCGTTCTTGTCCATGGGCAAGGCGTGGCATGCAAACAGGCAGTTTCCCTGGGAGCTGAGCCGTTACGTCGGTGGCATCGAGAACGTCAAGGTCAATATTATGCTGCGCATCTATAGCCAGAAGTGGCACGTCTACGCTGGTCTCGCTATCCTTAACCCCGAGGCGCGGGAGCAGATTGCCCAGTACGCGAGAAGTGTCACGGACCTGTACAAGCTCATGCTCGAGGGCAACTTTGAGGGTCTGAGAGATCGTGTCTACCAGGCCCGAGACAAGGTGTTTGGTCCTTCAACGACATGGGGCACCAGGCCACTGCTGGAGCCGTCTATCCTGTCGTCCTTTTCACTTGGTACACCAACCGACGAGCCCCGACCCAACAACCACCTATCCCTCCTGGCAATGGTGGACTGCTGGGCGGCTCTCAACATCGTGCCCTACGATCACATGCTGTGCAGCACGCCGCTATTCCGTCTACGCCTGGGTGTCACCGAGTACCTGTTCCGCAACGGCGACGTGCTCGACGCCGCCATCCGCACCGCCATCGAGGACAAGACGTATCGCAGCGACGACCTCGAATTCACATTTGCGGCCCGCGCCTGGGCCGAGTGCGTCAGCCTCGGCCACTTTGAGACGTGGGAGAAGCGTTTCGTCAGTACACAGGAATTCTTTGAGCCGCGGttcgaggaggccaaggtggTGGGCAAccagatgatgaagaaggtgCTTGAGAGCCTGAGGGATGAGAACTAG
- a CDS encoding DNA repair protein rad9, with the protein MALLNFTLSEEGVSAFRDALICLNKFSDDVSLEARKDSFVLTTLNTSKSAYASVKFATGKFFSRYQYQGSRQFRDRFYCTLYIRALISLFRSRTATDTQRDVEKQTLIEKCDVAIEDGEGIQSRFIARIIFRNGLTSTHRLPFEVSVPVHAKFNRQDAPHHWTISSRTLRQLMDHFGPGIEFLDINTDGDHVNFTCFSEKTVSEDAVLKKPLQTSIAVEADEFDDIDVEDKLHIVISVKDFRAIIQHAGIAGNDVSARYSIPARPIQLSYTGDAISCEFLIMTVGERGSNPTQRTKKGRKNAAQNTGPRLEATSRRTSVAPSESQPPRPQVPPPASRPQQLTPQMSVARASASRIGAFDLRPSQKPPPPATMRSESLFVEDEGWEPINYDEDAEEEDNARLGWDHSADPNPSVFHMNRAEERPKTTEPEAAAEPEPEPEPEPEPEAEAPEPTDSESVFLEPTQKLADVESLALFPD; encoded by the exons ATGGCGCTTCTCAATTTCACACTGAGCGAGGAAGGCGTCTCGGCTTTTCGTGACGCCCTCATCTGCCTGAACAAGTTCAGTGATGACGTCTCACTGGAAGCCAGGAAGGATTCT TTTGTCCTCACTACGCTCAACACTTCCAAATCCGCATACGCAAGTGTCAAGTTTGCGACCGGCAAGTTCTTCTCGCGTTACCAGTACCAAGGCAGTCGCCAGTTCCGTGATCGCTTCTACTGCACCCTATACATCCGG GCTCTGATCTCATTGTTCCGGAGTCGCACCGCTACCGACACACAGAGGGATGTTGAGAAGCAGACGCTGATCGAAAAGTGCGATGTCGCCATCGAGGACGGAGAGGGAATCCAAAGCAGATTCATCGCCCGCATAATTTTCCGAAATGGACTGACTTCAACCCACCGGCTTCCTTTCGAGGTGTCAGTCCCTGTCCACGCCAAGTTCAACAGACAGGATGCTCCTCACCACTGGACTATCTCATCACGGACGCTACGGCAGCTGATGGACCACTTTGGCCCTGGCATCGAGTTTCTTGACATCAATACTGACGGCGACCATGTCAACTTTACGTGCTTTAGTGAGAAGACAGTCAGCGAGGATG CGGTCCTCAAGAAGCCTCTTCAGACATCAATTGCCGTTGAAGCCGACGAGTTTGACGATATTGACGTCGAAGATAAACTCCACATCGTGATTTCCGTCAAAGACTTTCGCGCCATCATCCAGCATGCTGGTATTGCCGGTAACGATGTCTCGGCCCGCTACTCAATCCCTGCCCGACCAATCCAGCTCTCCTATACCGGAGATGCCATCTCATGTGAATTCCTCATCATGACCGTCGGTGAGCGTGGCAGCAACCCTACACAGAGGACAAAGAAGGGCCGTAAGAATGCGGCACAAAACACAGGACCACGCCTCGAAGCCACCTCACGTAGGACGAGTGTGGCGCCGTCGGAATCACAACCCCCTCGACCGCAAGTGCCTCCTCCTGCATCAAGACCTCAGCAGCTTACTCCGCAAATGAGCGTTGCTAGAGCCAGCGCGTCGCGCATAGGAGCGTTTGACTTGCGGCCCTCTCAGAAGCCACCGCCTCCTGCGACCATGAGATCCGAGAGCTTGttcgtcgaggatgagggtTGGGAGCCTATCAACTATGATGAAGatgccgaagaggaggataacGCGAGACTAGGATGGGATCATAGTGCGGATCCT AATCCCTCTGTTTTCCATATGAACCGGGCTGAGGAGAGGCCCAAGACCACGGAACCCGAAGCGGCGGCGGAAcccgagcctgagcctgagccagagccagagccagaggctGAGGCACCAGAACCAACAGACTCGGAATCGGTATTTTTGGAGCCAACACAAAAGCTGGCCGACGTCGAGAGCCTGGCTCTTTTCCCGGATTAA
- a CDS encoding Chitinase, with amino-acid sequence MIRPAGSPRSSSSASTSTNMSGPYANAVYYPSWRVYKERPPSSLDVSSITHVFYAFVGVNEDGTLRTLDEWADNVMEVDSEKGCLAAIAKLKTENPHIKTIVSIGGGGSSNEFPGLAESEEARETFAQQIKEFCDTHQLDGVDIDWEHPQTPEAGQNYLLFLQAIRQTLPAPDYLLTSALPVGEYCLKHLDLPTVGELLDFLNLMAYDFTGAWTDVCGHHAQLLPPGEDDVYPTLRSSCQAGVDYVINHGFPSHKVLLGIPAYARYFNQARGPGHPFEGAGEMDYCDLPGEWVEGAHVDEGVAAASFVDEGGDKGFVSFDVPATVRIKARYAKAMELGGLFYWTGAGDRTGDESLVAAGWNELQCA; translated from the exons ATGATACGGCCTGCGGGGTCACCACG atcatcatcatcagcatcaacatcaaccaaCATGTCTGGACCATACGCCAACGCCGTCTACTACCCCTCGTGGCGCGTCTACAAGGAACGTCCACCTTCTTCCCTGGAcgtctcctccatcacccaCGTCTTCTACGCCTTTGTCGG CGTCAACGAGGATGGAACCCTTCGG ACCCTCGACGAATGGGCCGACAATGTCATGGAAGTCGACAGCGAGAAGGGCTGCCTTGCAGCCATTGCCAAATTGAAGACCGAAAACCCACACATAAAGACTATTGTGTCTAtcggcggaggaggaagcagCAACGAGTTTCCTGGCTTAGCCGAGAGCGAGGAAGCAAGAGAAACGTTTGCGCAGCAGATAAAGGAGTTTTGCGATACCCATCAGCTTGATGGTGTCGACA TTGACTGGGAACATCCTCAGACTCCTGAGGCAGGACAGAATTATCTTCTGTTCCTTCAAGCCATTCGACAGACTCTCCCGGCACCCGATTACCTCTTGACCAGTGCCCTTCCTGTGGGTGAATACTGCCTCAAGCACCTTGACCTGCCAACTGTAGGCGAGTTGCTCGACTTTCTCAACCTCATGGCATACGACTTCACCGGTGCATGGACCGACGTCTGCGGCCATCACGCGCAGCTTCTCCCTCCAGGTGAAGACGACGTTTATCCAACTCTCCGCAGCTCGTGCCAGGCTGGCGTCGACTATGTCATCAACCACGGCTTCCCAAGCCACAAGGTTCTTCTCGGTATTCCAGCGTATGCCAGATACTTTAACCAGGCGCGTGGTCCAGGCCATCCCTTTGAAGGCGCTGGGGAGATGGACTATTGCGACCTCCCAGGTGAATGGGTCGAAGGTGCACATGTCGATGAAGGCGTTGCCGCGGCGTCCTTTGTCGACGAAGGTGGCGACAAGGGCTTCGTATCCTTTGATGTCCCCGCCACGGTCCGTATAAAGGCCAGATATGCAAAGGCCATGGAATTGGGAGGTCTCTTCTACTGGACCGGTGCTGGAGATCGAACGGGCGATGAGAGCTTGGTCGCTGCGGGCTGGAACGAACTTCAATGCGCATAA